The Xiphophorus couchianus chromosome 22, X_couchianus-1.0, whole genome shotgun sequence genome includes the window TATTTATTACGTTTGTTTAAGTAGTGTAGATGCTAGAAAAGCCAcgttagttttaaaatgagcaCCAAGTAACATGCCTCGAGGTCAACCAATAACTGAGTATATTGTAGATATTGCGATTTAGTTAAAAAGTGCATTGATTTGAAATAATGCAGTTGTCTGGCTTCAGATAACCTGAAGATGGCAGCAAAAATCATAGTTTGTGAAACAAAGGAAAGAGGAATTTCTTTAGGGAAACTAAGCAGAAGTGTGAATGTAACTGaccaaattaaattattatggaaaagttcatttatttcagtgactaGAAAAGGATAACATAATATTCTGTAAAGATGCATTACACGCAAAGTGATACGTTTTAACTAATAATTTATGTTAACGTAGCTGACTATGGTTCAAAATGCAGCTTCTCTGGCAATCTGAATGTTACATATGAtcaattaaaaagtattttttaataaatttatgttACGTTATTACCAGCACAATCACAAAAAAGACTACTGAGTTGAcagttgtccagcagacagtcaATAACTCCTTCCATAAAGACGATAGGCCAGGAGAGGTCAGTGATAAAGAAGCTGCCTGTTCACACACTGCTGTATACAGAACATAAGCTGCAACTGTGGCATCCCTAATGGGAAGCCACTCCTggacaatattaaaaatatcttacCTGAGCTAAGCATAAACAATGGACAACACTGTTgataagatttgtttttaatgtagtATTCCAAACTCCCGAGAAACAGAAATTtgagttttcattagctgttccaaatatttatacaacagaaacaaatgcttCATATATGTGTTTATACGTATAATGAATCTGCATTGTAaaagagtttcactttttaaattaaactagtAACATAAATGTACATTAAGTGATTTTAAAgttctattttaaatgtttacagcaAGTTTCTCACCTGTCCAGCTGAGCCCCAGGTGATCTGCAACGATAGCCATGCGCAAGTCTGTTCGCTCACAAGGACTTTGGGGACCTGAAGATGATAAAAGAATAACAATACATTACAATAATCCATATTCTTCCTGAGTTTTCACTAATGTGAGAggaaaaacatgacataatttccttttctggccacttgtttttctttatgcatAGGTCTGTTATTATGACGTTTACAAAatttagaaagttttaaaaaatgtgttcaaactACTTGACTAAAGCCAAGTGTTTGCCAAATTTACCAGCCATATTTATCACATCAACACATTCAAGCTCAAGATGGCaagaaaaagatattttctACTAGACATTATGACTTAGATGTGTCAATAAGGTAAGTGGTGCTCTGTGACTGTTTGTGGTATGTATGCTCTAAGCAGGCAGCAACTGTCATGATaactacacaaaacaaaatataatgaaaGGCTTATAGGTCTACAAATctataatctaaaaatgtaaccATGCATAgacacttatttttttatagttttttttgtaaacacttGTTAGTCTCAACGACAATTGCATAAGAAGTTCTACAACAAACTACCACAATAAGTCAGTAACCACCCTGCACAGACAAATAGACAGGTAGACCAGGGAGTTTGTCAAACATGGGACTGGTCGTGCCAGTGATCTGACACTTTTACTGGCATGCTTAGCCCCACGAGTTTATGCTTAACAAGGTTGAAAGAGGGGAGGGGAGGACAGAAAATTTTTTAACACTGACAGCACAGTacattaatgacaaaaaaaaaaaagaaatttaaatgacAGCTACTGCTTTGACGAGGATATGTAAACACGCCACAGGCATTCCAGTCAATCCATAAATGATCACAAAAATGTCATGCaactaaaagtgaaaaatttaaatatatagaTGTATTTTAAACATAGTGTGAAAGTTTTACAAACTAGGCTTGATCTCCGCGATGGGAGGCGTTCGAGACCCTGTGAGTCCCTGACTGCCCTCCTTCCCACCAGTCCGCCTACTCCTTCTGCTCCTCTCACTGCCGGAACCCCTGTCCGTCGTCGCCACCTTTGCCCTTACGGACGCGGCCCCGGCCTCAGCCCTCGAACCTCTACCAGACCTGGATGAGCGGGAGGGCTGGGAGGGCTGGGAAGGCTGGGAGGCGTCCGACAGAGAGGTGCTTCGGGAGGTGCTGTCTTCCTCCGACTGCTCTGTTTGCGTCTTTTTCTCCTCGTCTGACAGGCGGTCCACCAACTTTAGCGTCTCCCCGCTAATGTCTTTAAAGTATTCAATGGTGCGCTTACAAAGATCACTAGGGTTATCCTGTCTGTTTTGTCTAGATGCTCCCTCACTGGTGACACTGCTGAACTGATGCCTATCCTTCTGTGGTTGCCTTGTGGGCAGTTGTATGGCTGCTCTCCCTGTATTCAGTGTCTTTACTGGATGTGAGGTAATACGAACTGAGACAGGTAAGCTAGCTGTAGCAGAAGGACTGCTCTTTTTAACGTCTTTGACTGGTATCCTTGATCTAGGCTCTACTTTGGCAATCACTGGCTCTCCTCTTTTCCTGACCTCACCTGCTACTGCTTGTTTGGGTTTCTGCTTCCCAATGGCAGTTCCTTGTGTGTGAAATGACCAGCCTGATGCTTTGACTGGAAGCCTTGACCTGGGATGCTTTGCCTCACTCTCTTTAACTGTTTCGGTCTTCTGCTCTTGAACCTGACTGCTGCTGGGCACTTCTACTTTCTCGCTCTTATCTTTACAGCACAGAGTTTCTATCCTGCTAGCCTTCTGTAAGGTGGGCTCAGAGGAGGACTGCAAATTAAACACTAAACTGCCACACTGAATATAGTTGGCCTGAACACTGGAGGATTCCAGgttattattgttgttgcaGTTTTCAGATGGGtagtctttgttttcttttctaagcTCAGAATGACTGCTAGACTTTTTCTCTGAACACTGACCCTTTATACTAATGTATTCTGGCACCACCTGACCCTCTGACAACTCAGCTTTGCAGTCTGCGAGATCCCCTGAGTCTTTTTTCACAGTTATAGAGGCAGCTATGCCCATTTTAATAGGAGTTCGTAATTTGGAATCAACCTTAGAGGCTGTGATTGTGCATGAAGAGGCAGTCTCAGCTATGGCTTCACAGGCAGGAATATCAGTAACAGCACAACCTATGTCACTGCCAGGCTGTGCAGGGTTGTATTTCGCTGCAGTTGTAGCTGGTGTTGTTGGTCTAGTGCTGCTGTCTAAGGTAGTATCTACAACTGTCATCTTTCCATCTACTGTGGACCTCTCCCCAGTTTTTGACTGAGAGGAAGGTACCCCCAGGATCTTTCCCCCTCTCCCTTTTTCCCCTGTTATAGGGTCAGAGGAATGCTCACCAATCTGGAAAAACTGAAGCCTCTCTTCAACAAAGTCCCGCTTGCTCATGTCAATAGCACCACTGCGTGTCATCTCAAACATCTTCCCTTCATGGAAAGGGAAGGGGTTAGGCTCACTAGTCGGTGTGCTCTCATCAGTTGGTGTTCGAGCAGGGGTTGTGTCAGGTGTTGTAGCCTGTGATTTTTCTTCAGCCGACAAACTGTAAGGTTTGGGGTCCTCTTCTTTTGCTTTAGACTCAAAAAGCCCTTCATTATCAACCCCTTTTGTTGACCACgggtcaaagtccagacctttGGTAGCAACAGTTTTAAAGGTTGAATTCAGCTCATCTTGAATTTGGTATCCAAAATAGTTCTCCCCAAAGCCCTTCCTATCCGGATGTCTTCCTTCAAGGgtatagtcttttttttctccactagCTTTGGCTCCAGATGTGCCACTTTTAGTCTTTCCATTGTCACCTCCTTCCTCACATTTCTCCTCTTCTATCACTTCAAGCTTGGACTGATTAAATGAACGGTCAGTAGCTTTCCCATCATTGGACAAACTTGATGTTTTAGGGTCTTCACTTAGTccatcatcttcatcctgaAGATCATATCCATCTAAAGAGTCAATCTCAGTAGCATCTGTGTCATGGGAGAACTCAGCAGTTGTTGCTATTGAACAGTCAGTGATGGActgatcatttccattttgttccAATTCAGCATCCTCTCCCTTTCCACCATTAACCCCAGATTCTTTAGTTCCATTTTTCTctgactttttgtgtttttgatgcttctcttcttcttctttcattttgaaGGTGTACTTTTTGACAGGAACGGGATGGAAGACAGACTCATCATCACTAGAGTCGCTGTTATCAGTCCCTGGGGGAATAGGAGAAGGAGGCTGGACTCGAATGATAGGCTCGGCTAAAAGGTGTCTATCATGCTCTTCTTGAAGATTTACCTCAATCAtctctgtctctgtttcagaGGAAGTACGTGCAGACCTTTTCTCAGCACTGCACTGCTCGGCCTCTAATGGAGGAGGGGGCGGAAACTCTATATAAGCAACTCTTTTTTCCTTTGACTTCCCTCTTTCTCCTTCCTGCTTTTTACTTTGATTCTCTGGAGAGGCTGGCTTGGATTTTGCTTTTAAGGGCTCTTTATAGATGAAGGTCTTTCCATCTTCCTCCTCAGACTCCTCTGGGATAGTGCTTGGCATGCTGGTCATAAAACCTATCACAGAGTCTGGTGTTCGGGATGTCAGGCTCAGCTCTTCTGGGCTTGGGGTCTCAGGGGTTACAGGGCTTTTTCCAGAGCTATCCATGAAAGTTACCTGTTCTAAAGTGTCATCTTCTGGACTTCCTTGAGGAGAAGGAGACTGTTTTTGCTTGACACTGTAAACTGCGCCTCTCGTTTCATGCACTGTCCTGCTCTCATGACTCACAATCTTTTTGTATGTCCCCAGCTGCCCTGAACTTGTTTCTTTCTCATACTGCTTTCCTACTTGGATGCTGACATACACTGGCAAGGGTTTAATATCTTTGAAACCCTCAGTCACAACTACAGGAGTTGCTTGATCCAAGTACTGTACTTGATCATCATCAATGCCATTACATACTACATTTGACTGGCTACTCTCTGAGGAGACTCTGGATTTCCCTAAGGATGATCCACGGGTAGACCTATTGGATTCAGAGCTACTGTGTAACCGATTTCTACCTAAAGTAGGGGTATGAGGCCCTGGTCTTTCACTTGGTTCATCTAATTTTAAAGAGGTggatttgtggttttctgaaaaattaGACGATTTTCTTACAGGAATTTGCGATTCCGAGTTTTTTTTTAGCCCATCATTGGTACTTGGACTTTCTCTGACAACAAATTCTGTatagattattttctttgttgtttcctgtCTTTGGGAATCACTACTGCAATCTTTTGTGGAATCCTGAGCTGAATAATTGGATAGTTTTGGGGACTGAGGTTTACACTGTCCATACCCCTGTCTCTCCCATGTTTTGAACGACTTATTCTCTTCCTGATCTTTGCCACTGGTCTCATGCTTGGGTGATGACTTATTTGACTCAGtctctttgcattttctttggttTGCTGGACTGTCAGGTGCTTTTTGAAAACTAGACCCAGAAAACATCTGATACACAGGTAGTCTAGTTTCCTGGAGCTTTCTGATTGGAGGGTTTTGATTTTGACTCCCTGAACTTCCCCTATCTTGCCTCTGAGCCTCTTGTTCAAATTTTAGCCTGACTGCACTAACTTTGGaggaagacatttgaaaagattttggACTGTCACCAACACTTCCCTGTAGTTTTCCATCTCCTTGTTTTCTAGGGTCATTATCACTTAACTGGAGCAATACTCTTCTTTCAGGACTGCTGGGTAGACTGGAACATTTTCTATCACTAGGGCCAAATCTGTCTCTTAACCTCTCTCTGTTCCACTCCTCCCCACTACCCCCACTCCTATATGGTGACCTTTCTGGGCTACTTTGGGTTGAACTGGGCCCAGATCGGGATTCCCTGAAATCTGGCCTGCGAGATTTCTTCTCTGGAGATGACAGCTCATCATTTAGCTGCTCTGTTTTATCACGAAAAAACTGAGATACCTCACTAAGTTTCTCCTCTGCTTCTTTAACAGTCCTATCCACTCTGTCCTCATATTCAGACTGTTCTCTCTCCTTAATCTGCGTTTCATCTGGCACACGCATCCAAACAGACTGTTTTGGGCTACCGGGCTCTGAGGAATACTGCAAAAGTGTCAGTTTGTCAAAATTATCATCAACATTAGCCATTCGTCCTGATTTGTCAAAGACATTTCTTGATGACCTAAATACATACTCTGTCCTTGGCCCAGGTGATCTAGCCTTTACGTGAGTGCTTCTGTCAGGTGAGTGGTACCGAGATCTATCTCTGAGATACTCCTCAGTGTCTGAATGAGATTGATCAAATTTCTCAGACAATAGCATTTTTTCAGCAAAGTTGTATGATTCTCCTCTAAGCTCTGATGACTCATCTTCATGAAACTCTACAGATTGCTGGCTAAgtaactttaatgttttataggAGTCATCTGCCACTAGCTGAGCAGAACTAGGACGACTGTCTTCTTCCTGTGACAGAGGTGTATTCACTCTAGGGGACTCAAGGTACACTGGAAGTGACTCCTCATCATCTTGTCTACTCCCTGGGTAATAATACATGTCCTTCTCTGCAtggttttttgtttctctgattaTTACTTCTGTTGGTTCTGCTTTACTACCCTTTTCTATGTGAACCTCAATTATTCTTTCAACCTTGGGTTTGGAGTTGATGTCCTCAAGAAACCTTTGTGAAACCTCCTCATTGCCAGACTTGTGTTCAAACAGTCCAGCTAGCTCTCTGGAAGGGTCCTTTCCTGACTGAAAAGCCTTCATGATATCATGCACTGACATAGTTTCCTCACATCTCTCTGATGGTGCTTCTTTGCCAGATGGTTTGTGGTACACCATCCTAGTGGTGGTCGTGATGTGAGTTTCCTCTTTTACCCTCATTCCCTTTCCCATTGGATCTTCATCAGGGCTACATTTTACTGAATGGCATTTATTCTGATCTGGAGTTGACAGAGAGGGAGTATGATGCTTTTTGAAATCTGAATCAATGTTTCTAACAGTATCTACATCTTCCATTGCAAGCTGTTTGTCGTCCTCTGGCTCGTAGCTTCTGATGACATGCACAACTTCAGTTCTAGTCTCTGTGATTACTGGTGGAACTTGGATATCCTGAAAAGGAGTCTTGGGACCTGTGCCTTCTGCACTTTGTGGAGCTGATGGAGTCCTCTCACTCCTGGTTTCAAACCCGCTGTCTGAGAGAGGACTTTTATCCTGTTCGTGGAATATGTCATCAGGGGATTCCAGCACAGTGTCTCCACCAAAAAGTGCATCAGTCACTTTACTTAATTCTTTTTCTGAAGGGGAAGATCGCATGGTTGTAGGAGGCATTTTGAGCTTATGCTCCTGAACTGCTGTAGTTGGTTTGAGGACTcgtttctgcttttctttaccctctgcttctctttttccttcatctgctttctgttttgtgtCATGCATTTTGGAAAAAGAGCTATTATCATTGGCTAGGTAGTCAACCACTTTAGACAGATTGAAATCTCTGTCAGGTATGGGTTTTGATCTTGCTTGAGAAACTACTGTCTCATATCTTGGTGGGTAACTCCAGTTGCTTGGTGGCTGTTCAACTTGGACTTTTGAGAAGTGTATGTCATCCAATGAACCTCTTGCAGGAGAAATTCTACCGTCCTTTCTGGAATCTTTGGTCAGGATTTCACTTACTTTTACCAAGTCCTGCTTTACTTTCTCCACAATTCGATATGGCTCCTCATCCTCTATCTTAACCTCTTTAGGAGAATCAGACTGAAACCCTTTGCTGGCTGTAGAGTTTGGTTCTGTCTGCAAAATGGCTGACATTCTAATCAAGTCCTCTTTCATTTCAGCGACATCCTTCAGAATTTCTTGGCTGGATGATAATGGTGATGTTGCGTTGGATTTGATGCCAGGAGAATACAGGGGTGCTTTGACAGGGGACAGAGTTCTGACAAAGGAGGACTGAACACTCATGTCAGAAGGAATACTTTTTCTTGGTGACAGAAGGACAGCAATTGAGGGAGGCACCTCAGATCTCTTTTTCAACTGGGACTCTGGAACCACATTAATCACAGAGTACACTGGAACAGTCATTGTACTTGAAGTTACAGCAGTGGTGACATTGGGAGGGGATCTCAGGGAGGTATAGAGGGAACCAGAAGCCGATGACCTAATGGACTGGTATGAGGAGGAGGCAGATGAGGAAAAAGACTTGAGGGTGCCGTAACCTGCAGAGCAAGAATTGAATGTCTTTTCAACCTCATCAAAGGCCGCATTAACACTTGTTGTAGCGGCATTGGTGGTTGCTTGTATTCTTTCTTGCAGGCTGCTGGCGAGATGAGATGTTGGTGATGAAGAGCGGTACTGTGCTGGTGACACAGTTCCATTAATCAGAGCGGCAGCACTTGGAGAGTTGCTGGATTTAAGAGGTGATGAAAGGGAGGAGAATAGATTTCTTACCGGAGCAGTGGAATCCATCGCAAGGGAACGCATAGATGTAAGACCAGGGACTGTTTTTATAGGTGAGGAGGACGGAGTTGTACCAGTTGAACTTCCCAAAATAGTTTTATATGGCAGGGAAGAACTGAACATGCTGAGAGAAGATTTGGGAGAGGTTGGTGGGGTCAGGCCCATTGACGTTCTCTCAAGATAAGGACTTCCTCCTCCAGTTGACGTTATAGGGGTCCTAGAAGTCAATGCTGCTAATCCTTTCATGGACAAAGGGTCTGAAGCACTTTTACCAGGTGAAGCCAGGGGGCTGGGGGTAACCTGGACAGGGTACTGGGATTGGTGGATTACAGTTTTTATCGGAGACGAAATGGATATGTAGGATCGGATGGGAGAGGCTGTGTCACTAACTGACTTGACAGAGGAAGCAGGTGATCCAGGGATGTTGGTCTTAATGGGAGAGGCAGAGTTGATGGACCAGACAGACTTTAAGGGAGAGGCAGAAGGCGTGTTTGATGACGAGCTGGAGAGGGAGCCAAACCCAGACTTGGCTTGGCCAGGGCAGGTGACAGGAACAGGCGACCACGCCTGATAAGATCTTGTTGAAAAGACAGGTTTGTGAGGGTAGCCAGAAGGCTGTGTTCTCGGCGGGCTTCGATCAGTTGTTTCttcaacaataatttaaattaaaaaaaattaaatgaaaagcaataaaaaatttaacacaaaa containing:
- the LOC114137994 gene encoding ankyrin-3-like isoform X3 is translated as MSEEAKEKAGGGKGAHRKKKGKKSDSNASYLRAARAGNLEKVLDYLKSGVEINICNQNGLNALHLASKEGHVEVVAELLKLEATVDAATKKGNTALHIASLAGQAEVVKELVTNGANVNAQSQNGFTPLYMAAQENHLEVVRFLLENNASQSIATEDGFTPLAVALQQGHDQVVSLLLENDTKGKVRLPALHIAARKDDTKAAALLLQNDHNADVESKMMVNRTTESGFTPLHIAAHYGNINVATLLLNRGAAVDFMARNDITPLHVASKRGNSNMVKLLLDRGSKIDAKTKDGLTPLHCGARSGHEQVVEILLDRGAPILSKTKNGLSPLHMATQGDHLNCVQLLLHHDVPVDDVTNDYLTALHVAAHCGHYKVAKLIVDKKANPNAKALNGFTPLHIACKKNRVKVMELLLKHGASIQAITESGLTPIHVAAFMGHENIVHALTRHGASPNTTNVRGETSLHMAARAGQADVVRYLLKNGAKVDTKSKDDQTALHISSRLGKVDIVQQLLHCGASANSATTSGYTPLHLAAREGHQDVASMLLENGASLSSSTKKGFTPLHVAAKYGKMEVASLLLQKRAPPDAAGKSGLTPLHVAAHYDNQRVALLLLDQGSSPHAAAKNGYTPLHIAAKKNQMDIGTTLLEYGADTNAVTRQGISPIHLAAQEGSVDLVSLLLAKNANVNVCNKSGLTPLHLAAQEDKVNVAEILVINEADVNSQTKIGYTPLHVACHYGNAKMANFLLQNHAKADAKTKNGYTPLHQAAQQGHTHIINLLLQHGASANDLTVNGNTALSVARRLGYISVVDTLRPMTDDNLSAMSASEKHKINVPETINEFLDMSDDEGEDAMTGDTDKYLRPQDLKELGDDSLPQEGYMGFSIGARSASPRISLRSFSSDRSNTLNRSSFARDSMMIEEILAPTKDTLQSVCKDISYLVDPLNKHLAVTRDHSSDCMRRYSWTPDTMDHSHNTVSSPIHSGVSSPLAQYDSRFLVSFMVDARGGSMRGSRHNGLRIIIPPRKCTAPTRITCRLAKRHKLAYPPPMVEGEGLVSRLVEVGPAGAQFLGPVIVEIPHFGSMRGKERELIVLRSDNGDTWKEHQFDTRPEDLTELLAGMEEEMDSPDELEKKRICRIITRDFPQYFAVVSRIKQESNHMGPDGGVLSCSTVNMVQASFPQGALTKRIRVGLQAQPVPDELVRAVLGNRATFSPIVTVEPRRRKFHKPITMTIPVPPRSAEGHPSGQRGESAPCLRLLCSITGGTSPAQWEDITGTTPLSFVTDCVSFTTNVSARFWLADCHQIPETVSLASQLYRELICVPYLAKFVVFAKMNDTVEARLRCFCMTDDKVDKTLEQQENFEEVARSKDIEVLEGKPIFVDCYGNLSPLTKSGQQLVFNFYSFKENRLPFNVKVRDVGQEPCGRLSFLREPKTTKGLPQTAICNLNITLPTHKKDMESDPDDETEKPERRHTFASLALRKRYSYLTDPAAKTTDRSPPRTQPSGYPHKPVFSTRSYQAWSPVPVTCPGQAKSGFGSLSSSSSNTPSASPLKSVWSINSASPIKTNIPGSPASSVKSVSDTASPIRSYISISSPIKTVIHQSQYPVQVTPSPLASPGKSASDPLSMKGLAALTSRTPITSTGGGSPYLERTSMGLTPPTSPKSSLSMFSSSLPYKTILGSSTGTTPSSSPIKTVPGLTSMRSLAMDSTAPVRNLFSSLSSPLKSSNSPSAAALINGTVSPAQYRSSSPTSHLASSLQERIQATTNAATTSVNAAFDEVEKTFNSCSAGYGTLKSFSSSASSSYQSIRSSASGSLYTSLRSPPNVTTAVTSSTMTVPVYSVINVVPESQLKKRSEVPPSIAVLLSPRKSIPSDMSVQSSFVRTLSPVKAPLYSPGIKSNATSPLSSSQEILKDVAEMKEDLIRMSAILQTEPNSTASKGFQSDSPKEVKIEDEEPYRIVEKVKQDLVKVSEILTKDSRKDGRISPARGSLDDIHFSKVQVEQPPSNWSYPPRYETVVSQARSKPIPDRDFNLSKVVDYLANDNSSFSKMHDTKQKADEGKREAEGKEKQKRVLKPTTAVQEHKLKMPPTTMRSSPSEKELSKVTDALFGGDTVLESPDDIFHEQDKSPLSDSGFETRSERTPSAPQSAEGTGPKTPFQDIQVPPVITETRTEVVHVIRSYEPEDDKQLAMEDVDTVRNIDSDFKKHHTPSLSTPDQNKCHSVKCSPDEDPMGKGMRVKEETHITTTTRMVYHKPSGKEAPSERCEETMSVHDIMKAFQSGKDPSRELAGLFEHKSGNEEVSQRFLEDINSKPKVERIIEVHIEKGSKAEPTEVIIRETKNHAEKDMYYYPGSRQDDEESLPVYLESPRVNTPLSQEEDSRPSSAQLVADDSYKTLKLLSQQSVEFHEDESSELRGESYNFAEKMLLSEKFDQSHSDTEEYLRDRSRYHSPDRSTHVKARSPGPRTEYVFRSSRNVFDKSGRMANVDDNFDKLTLLQYSSEPGSPKQSVWMRVPDETQIKEREQSEYEDRVDRTVKEAEEKLSEVSQFFRDKTEQLNDELSSPEKKSRRPDFRESRSGPSSTQSSPERSPYRSGGSGEEWNRERLRDRFGPSDRKCSSLPSSPERRVLLQLSDNDPRKQGDGKLQGSVGDSPKSFQMSSSKVSAVRLKFEQEAQRQDRGSSGSQNQNPPIRKLQETRLPVYQMFSGSSFQKAPDSPANQRKCKETESNKSSPKHETSGKDQEENKSFKTWERQGYGQCKPQSPKLSNYSAQDSTKDCSSDSQRQETTKKIIYTEFVVRESPSTNDGLKKNSESQIPVRKSSNFSENHKSTSLKLDEPSERPGPHTPTLGRNRLHSSSESNRSTRGSSLGKSRVSSESSQSNVVCNGIDDDQVQYLDQATPVVVTEGFKDIKPLPVYVSIQVGKQYEKETSSGQLGTYKKIVSHESRTVHETRGAVYSVKQKQSPSPQGSPEDDTLEQVTFMDSSGKSPVTPETPSPEELSLTSRTPDSVIGFMTSMPSTIPEESEEEDGKTFIYKEPLKAKSKPASPENQSKKQEGERGKSKEKRVAYIEFPPPPPLEAEQCSAEKRSARTSSETETEMIEVNLQEEHDRHLLAEPIIRVQPPSPIPPGTDNSDSSDDESVFHPVPVKKYTFKMKEEEEKHQKHKKSEKNGTKESGVNGGKGEDAELEQNGNDQSITDCSIATTAEFSHDTDATEIDSLDGYDLQDEDDGLSEDPKTSSLSNDGKATDRSFNQSKLEVIEEEKCEEGGDNGKTKSGTSGAKASGEKKDYTLEGRHPDRKGFGENYFGYQIQDELNSTFKTVATKGLDFDPWSTKGVDNEGLFESKAKEEDPKPYSLSAEEKSQATTPDTTPARTPTDESTPTSEPNPFPFHEGKMFEMTRSGAIDMSKRDFVEERLQFFQIGEHSSDPITGEKGRGGKILGVPSSQSKTGERSTVDGKMTVVDTTLDSSTRPTTPATTAAKYNPAQPGSDIGCAVTDIPACEAIAETASSCTITASKVDSKLRTPIKMGIAASITVKKDSGDLADCKAELSEGQVVPEYISIKGQCSEKKSSSHSELRKENKDYPSENCNNNNNLESSSVQANYIQCGSLVFNLQSSSEPTLQKASRIETLCCKDKSEKVEVPSSSQVQEQKTETVKESEAKHPRSRLPVKASGWSFHTQGTAIGKQKPKQAVAGEVRKRGEPVIAKVEPRSRIPVKDVKKSSPSATASLPVSVRITSHPVKTLNTGRAAIQLPTRQPQKDRHQFSSVTSEGASRQNRQDNPSDLCKRTIEYFKDISGETLKLVDRLSDEEKKTQTEQSEEDSTSRSTSLSDASQPSQPSQPSRSSRSGRGSRAEAGAASVRAKVATTDRGSGSERSRRSRRTGGKEGSQGLTGSRTPPIAEIKPSPQSPCERTDLRMAIVADHLGLSWTELAREMNFTVDEINHIRLENPNSLTAQSFMLLKKWVSREGKNATTDALSEVLTKVNRMDIVTLLEGPIFDYGNISGTRCFADDNAVFRDQADDYQSILAELQSPAALQNTLHFLEPELPVTPNPSLAQHQHLHYPKPENSCNQPQFADWSPVVDPCSKEPDSPPKSPPRPCELALPAPTFDFPDPLPPKVRKPHIALNDQLLLSEEEDRPFQEMEPTLKPRSQSFPTKCELDIDMAFSTSSPSLSSMSSITPSSPDRSCTGMRLGNTSDGAQEDIGQTGGQVEVKEEIEEVVEIVTAQLVERNGLVEKLVEQELIKNVERKCEMVAKDRSQLVEEGIIFLKPKWSTEQDKDYVNEQYDDVRDGSRTAACEEEKAEDECNILMEHVSLIDKMVKEAVGQSLDLGKRVQVKEKMEDPKSELQSKDGQDICDTLEGATERQTLSDLSPQAWVEALEQLQPYESGSNEKNEKQRGREIPEEALGSLLKEVNKEGSEEKEEEDEKVTQSRNQERLEEVEHAEKNICSLSGWHSNSSSVNVEPPTPGRSVSSDLLDKQESQENSSESITSSSRAESGRSRPNGDNSKHSPQDASSDSSNGRKDGTPVSEKKVQVSVDSGSEEEQTVTTRIYRRRLIIKGEEAKNIPGESVTEEHYMDHDGNLISRKVIRKVIRRVSTPTPENQGGDRWHSDLHHSPTQQDYGLGMERGNADYRGTKSISSRDGFGLAGLQELR